The following are encoded in a window of Candidatus Nanopelagicales bacterium genomic DNA:
- a CDS encoding NUDIX domain-containing protein, whose protein sequence is MSDEPIRAAGVVLLRQTSRGPQTLMVHRPSHKDWSLPKGKLDPGESTVAAAIRECDEETGIIPVLGVPLKRQTYQAMGRKKTVDYWTATIGLDNGFAPDGEVDEVRWASLDDARARLSYARDAELVARAFASPQTWPLIILRHAASVKRGDFDGPDIRRPLTDKGKAEARGLIPLLAAYGVTHVHSSDALRCLETVRPYAEVARAKVEAEPLLSEAGYKDRPKSTRSRTQALAGERRSLAICSHRPVLPSMLTSIGALGKSAALKRSTRTTIPPGGMIVIHRSFVKHGWSVVAVERHEGPHLPAKGGPSN, encoded by the coding sequence ATGAGTGATGAACCGATCCGAGCAGCTGGAGTCGTGCTGCTCCGGCAAACATCACGCGGTCCGCAAACGCTCATGGTGCACAGGCCTAGCCACAAGGACTGGTCGTTGCCCAAAGGCAAGCTCGACCCAGGCGAGAGCACTGTCGCCGCCGCCATACGCGAGTGCGATGAGGAGACAGGGATCATCCCAGTTCTGGGAGTGCCACTGAAACGCCAGACCTACCAGGCGATGGGTCGGAAGAAGACCGTCGACTACTGGACCGCGACGATCGGCCTGGACAATGGATTCGCACCTGACGGGGAGGTTGACGAAGTCCGCTGGGCGTCCCTGGACGATGCTCGTGCGCGGTTGAGCTACGCCAGGGACGCCGAGCTGGTCGCGCGGGCCTTCGCCTCGCCGCAAACCTGGCCCCTGATAATCCTTCGCCACGCGGCCTCCGTCAAGCGTGGTGACTTCGACGGCCCCGACATCAGACGGCCGCTCACCGACAAGGGAAAAGCCGAGGCCCGGGGTCTCATCCCATTGCTAGCGGCCTACGGGGTGACTCACGTCCACAGCTCCGACGCCCTGCGCTGCCTGGAGACGGTGAGGCCATACGCGGAAGTCGCTCGCGCGAAGGTCGAAGCCGAACCTCTGCTCAGTGAGGCTGGCTACAAGGACCGCCCAAAGTCGACCCGGAGCCGGACACAGGCTCTGGCTGGCGAGCGCCGCAGCCTCGCGATTTGCAGCCATCGGCCGGTCTTGCCGAGCATGCTGACGAGCATTGGAGCACTCGGCAAGTCCGCAGCGCTCAAGCGTTCCACGCGAACCACGATCCCGCCCGGAGGGATGATCGTGATACACCGCTCCTTCGTTAAGCATGGATGGTCGGTTGTCGCGGTGGAGCGACATGAGGGACCTCACCTGCCCGCCAAGGGAGGCCCGAGTAACTAG
- a CDS encoding PstS family phosphate ABC transporter substrate-binding protein, translated as MRTRRALTGVLAAAVAGTLVLAACGKSDGSGGSDASGTVTADGSSTVGPLTSVAAELFRQQAPNVNVTVGTSGSGGGFEKFCRDETDISDASRPIKDVEIEACKKNSVRYTKLVVANDALTVVVNKSNSFAKCLTTGQLKKIWEPGSKINNWNQVDSKFPNLPLELFGPGTDSGTFDYFTDEINGEEGASRTDYTPSEDDNVLVQGVAGSAGGLGYFGYTYFEENPGKLNAVEINGGSGCVAPSPETSRDGTYTPLSRPLFIYPSINRLSSNPSLRQFLDYYVDNNAQIAKDAQYIPLSDKQRSELKTAYADALKEAGVSSSPAVG; from the coding sequence ATGAGAACTAGACGTGCACTCACGGGAGTGCTAGCCGCAGCTGTAGCGGGGACGCTTGTGCTGGCGGCTTGCGGCAAGTCTGACGGTTCCGGCGGTTCAGACGCTTCTGGGACAGTGACGGCGGACGGCTCGTCCACTGTGGGCCCCCTGACTTCCGTGGCGGCCGAGCTCTTCAGGCAGCAAGCGCCAAACGTGAACGTCACGGTCGGTACGTCCGGAAGCGGCGGAGGTTTCGAGAAGTTCTGCCGAGACGAGACCGACATCTCTGATGCCTCCCGACCTATCAAGGACGTGGAGATCGAGGCGTGCAAGAAGAACAGTGTGCGCTACACCAAGCTCGTCGTGGCCAATGACGCGTTGACCGTCGTAGTGAACAAGTCGAACTCGTTCGCCAAGTGCCTGACAACGGGCCAGCTGAAGAAGATCTGGGAGCCCGGCTCCAAGATCAACAACTGGAACCAAGTGGACTCGAAGTTCCCGAACCTGCCGCTTGAGCTGTTCGGACCGGGAACCGATTCCGGCACGTTCGACTACTTCACCGATGAGATCAACGGTGAGGAGGGAGCCAGCCGAACCGATTACACCCCCAGCGAGGACGACAACGTACTCGTTCAAGGAGTAGCCGGCTCCGCGGGCGGACTTGGCTACTTCGGGTACACCTACTTCGAGGAGAACCCGGGCAAGCTGAACGCGGTGGAGATCAACGGCGGTAGCGGCTGCGTGGCCCCGTCACCTGAAACGTCCCGCGACGGCACGTACACGCCGCTGTCTCGCCCGCTGTTCATCTACCCGTCCATCAACCGGCTCAGTTCCAACCCATCGCTGCGGCAGTTCCTGGACTACTACGTGGACAATAACGCGCAGATCGCGAAGGACGCTCAGTACATCCCTTTGAGCGACAAGCAACGATCTGAGCTCAAGACGGCGTACGCCGATGCACTCAAGGAGGCTGGGGTCAGCTCATCCCCGGCGGTCGGCTAG
- the pstC gene encoding phosphate ABC transporter permease subunit PstC: MGVTGLRPRSAPAPDGSLDLGRSSPRYGEAVIKGLLTAAAAVTILTTVGIIWALIVPTVQFFQAVSIPDFLFGTEWSPLFADPKFGVLPLVSGTLVITAIACVVAIPLGLLSAIYLSEFAKPKVRRTIKPILEVLAGIPTVIFGFFALEFVTQVILKAIWPDIGVFNALSAGLVMGVMIIPTVASLSEDAMSAVPRSLREAGYALGSSRSQVATRVVVPAALSGIIAAFVLAVSRAIGETMIVAIAAGLQPRLSLNVLEGMQTMTSFIAAAGSGDQPTDSIGYKTIFAVGSLLFVMTFLMNLFSIRLVRKYREVYE, translated from the coding sequence ATGGGAGTAACAGGACTGCGCCCAAGGAGCGCCCCAGCCCCGGACGGGAGTCTGGACCTGGGGCGCTCCTCACCCCGCTACGGCGAGGCCGTGATCAAGGGCTTGCTGACCGCGGCCGCCGCCGTCACGATTCTCACCACTGTCGGGATCATCTGGGCCCTGATCGTCCCGACAGTTCAATTCTTCCAGGCTGTGTCGATTCCCGATTTCCTCTTCGGCACCGAGTGGTCGCCTCTGTTCGCCGACCCCAAGTTCGGGGTTCTGCCGCTGGTCAGCGGCACCCTGGTGATCACGGCGATCGCGTGCGTGGTGGCGATTCCGCTAGGACTGCTGTCGGCGATCTACCTTTCGGAATTCGCCAAGCCGAAGGTTCGCCGGACCATCAAACCGATTCTGGAGGTGCTGGCCGGAATCCCCACAGTGATCTTCGGCTTCTTCGCGCTCGAGTTCGTGACGCAAGTGATCCTGAAGGCCATATGGCCCGACATCGGAGTCTTCAACGCGCTGTCCGCCGGTCTGGTCATGGGCGTGATGATCATCCCCACCGTCGCATCGTTGTCCGAAGACGCGATGTCGGCAGTTCCTCGCAGTCTGCGCGAAGCGGGATACGCCCTGGGCTCATCGAGGAGTCAGGTGGCCACAAGGGTCGTCGTTCCAGCCGCGCTGTCGGGAATCATCGCGGCCTTCGTACTGGCGGTTTCGCGCGCGATCGGCGAGACAATGATCGTCGCCATCGCGGCCGGCCTGCAGCCGCGACTGAGTTTGAACGTGCTTGAAGGCATGCAGACAATGACCTCATTCATCGCCGCCGCTGGGTCGGGCGACCAGCCGACCGACTCAATCGGCTACAAGACAATCTTCGCGGTGGGTTCATTGCTGTTCGTCATGACGTTCCTGATGAACCTGTTCAGCATCAGGCTGGTACGCAAGTACCGGGAGGTCTACGAATGA
- the pstA gene encoding phosphate ABC transporter permease PstA — protein sequence MRNIRRAPVKDMAFAGLLFVALAIALVSLAALLGFISIEGWPRLTPTLWENMPSVRLPELAGAQSAITGTLWVLSTTAVICLPVGIMAAIYLEEYANPTSRFYRLVEINIQNLAAVPSIVYGILGLGVIARALALGQTVITAALTLSLLVLPIVIISTREALRAVPSSIRFGSMALGATKWQTTWRSVLPAAIPGTATGAILALSRAIGEAAPLIMLGAVTFITFNPSGLSSTYTVIPIQIYNWVSQSRAEYQVLAAALCIVLLVILLIMNGIAIFLRNRYQRRW from the coding sequence ATGAGGAACATCCGGCGCGCCCCAGTCAAGGACATGGCCTTCGCTGGGCTCCTCTTCGTGGCGCTGGCAATCGCCCTAGTCTCCCTGGCGGCGCTCCTTGGATTCATCAGCATCGAAGGCTGGCCGAGGCTGACGCCGACCCTCTGGGAGAACATGCCGTCGGTCCGTCTGCCCGAACTCGCTGGCGCGCAATCAGCCATCACAGGAACCCTTTGGGTCTTGAGCACTACCGCGGTGATCTGCCTTCCCGTCGGGATCATGGCGGCGATCTATCTGGAGGAGTACGCCAACCCGACGAGCCGCTTCTACCGGCTCGTTGAGATCAATATCCAGAATCTGGCGGCCGTGCCCTCCATCGTTTACGGGATCCTGGGACTGGGCGTGATAGCCCGAGCGCTCGCCCTTGGCCAGACCGTGATCACGGCGGCCCTGACACTGTCTTTGTTGGTCCTGCCGATCGTGATCATCTCCACCAGAGAAGCCTTGCGTGCTGTTCCGTCCTCCATCCGATTCGGGTCGATGGCACTCGGGGCCACCAAGTGGCAGACCACGTGGCGCTCAGTGCTGCCAGCGGCGATACCGGGCACGGCTACCGGAGCCATACTGGCCCTGTCGCGGGCGATCGGGGAAGCGGCTCCGCTGATAATGCTTGGGGCTGTCACGTTCATCACGTTCAACCCGTCCGGACTGTCCAGCACCTACACCGTTATCCCAATCCAGATCTACAACTGGGTATCCCAATCCAGGGCTGAGTATCAGGTGCTCGCAGCCGCGCTGTGCATTGTTCTGCTCGTGATTCTGTTGATAATGAACGGGATCGCCATCTTCCTTCGAAACCGCTACCAAAGGCGCTGGTGA
- the pstB gene encoding phosphate ABC transporter ATP-binding protein PstB, with amino-acid sequence MTVFAANPSALFTQIAGPKSDPLAEPLVDLESVGVYYGDYYAVRDVSLVMRRNEITALIGPSGCGKSSLLRCLNRMNDLIPGARVVGTVTVQGTDIYGPEIDPIEVRRHVGMVFQKPNPFPKSIYDNVAYGPRAQGKKHDLDDTVERALTSAALWDEVKDKLRSNALSLSGGQQQRLCIARCIAVQPQVILMDEPCASLDPIATGKIEDLMRQLADDYTIVIVTHNMQQAARVSDRTAFFTAELDSDGVRHGRLVEYGVTHQIFTAPVDQRTEDYVSGRFG; translated from the coding sequence ATGACTGTGTTTGCTGCCAATCCCTCCGCACTGTTCACGCAGATCGCAGGACCCAAATCCGATCCATTGGCCGAACCACTGGTTGATCTCGAATCCGTCGGCGTGTACTACGGCGACTACTACGCGGTCCGCGATGTCAGTCTGGTCATGCGGAGGAATGAGATCACGGCACTGATCGGACCGTCCGGATGTGGCAAGTCCTCGCTTCTGCGTTGCCTGAACCGCATGAACGACTTGATCCCAGGAGCCCGGGTCGTCGGGACCGTCACGGTCCAGGGCACGGACATCTATGGACCCGAGATCGACCCAATCGAAGTGCGGCGTCACGTGGGCATGGTCTTCCAGAAGCCCAATCCGTTCCCGAAGTCGATCTACGACAACGTGGCCTACGGCCCCAGGGCACAGGGGAAGAAGCACGACCTGGACGACACCGTCGAGCGCGCTTTGACCAGCGCGGCCCTATGGGACGAGGTGAAGGACAAGTTGCGGTCCAACGCACTGTCCTTGTCAGGCGGACAGCAGCAGCGGTTGTGCATCGCTCGGTGCATCGCCGTGCAGCCACAAGTGATCCTCATGGACGAGCCCTGCGCGTCATTGGACCCGATCGCGACCGGCAAGATCGAGGACCTGATGCGTCAGCTAGCGGACGATTACACCATCGTGATAGTCACCCACAACATGCAGCAGGCCGCGCGCGTGTCAGATCGCACCGCCTTCTTCACTGCCGAACTCGATTCCGACGGCGTCCGCCATGGCCGCCTCGTCGAATACGGCGTAACTCATCAGATCTTCACAGCGCCGGTGGACCAACGGACCGAGGACTACGTTTCCGGCCGTTTCGGCTGA